The Macrococcoides canis genome has a window encoding:
- a CDS encoding M20/M25/M40 family metallo-hydrolase encodes MNILWQTPQDRIELLKRLVKNDSVTGSEGEQHFPFFLKQQLEQLDYFKDTESHIHLVETADEKNVICALYRSYDTDHTIILMSHYDTVDVLDYGQFAAHAFDSDALIEAFKAHAVFDENVERDVHSDQYLFGRGVMDMKSGLMMQMSILEKATLEHWPVNIILVSVPDEEVGSSGMKAATTFLNEWVQSLQLDVKLIMNCEPSFSQLPGDKTHYIYTGSIGKLLPAVMVYGKETHVGEPLKGLSSNYIISRINQEIEYNAAFTESYKKETTPLPVSLKMHDLKQGYNVQTPFISSAYYNIFIFRQTAEAVLSQFEQIVRRTVSEIKRDLSYIMPDMPDINVVTYHELLAQHKDVDIKPMITSKTDQENAEQIVQGLLSSHHDNDYTVVIYFAPPYYPAVNSSEDKLVKQICKYAIKQMDKLYHRKLKKIHYFNGISDLSYVNYQASMKDADFYMKQTPGYGHNYSIPFLNMQALSAPVINIGAFGKDPHQLSERIHIKSVSEEIPDIIEKVIHKFLCHQ; translated from the coding sequence ATGAACATATTATGGCAGACACCACAAGACAGAATTGAACTATTAAAACGACTTGTAAAGAATGACAGTGTAACAGGCAGTGAAGGTGAACAGCACTTTCCATTCTTCTTAAAGCAGCAGCTGGAACAGCTCGATTACTTTAAAGATACAGAATCACATATTCATCTTGTAGAAACAGCAGATGAAAAGAATGTCATCTGCGCACTGTATCGCAGCTATGATACGGATCATACCATTATTCTGATGAGTCATTACGATACAGTGGATGTACTGGATTACGGTCAGTTCGCAGCACACGCATTCGACAGCGATGCGTTAATCGAAGCGTTCAAAGCGCACGCTGTATTTGATGAAAATGTGGAAAGAGACGTGCACTCTGACCAGTATTTGTTCGGTCGTGGTGTGATGGATATGAAATCTGGATTGATGATGCAGATGAGTATATTAGAGAAAGCGACATTGGAGCACTGGCCAGTCAATATCATACTCGTTTCTGTTCCGGATGAAGAAGTGGGATCCTCAGGAATGAAAGCTGCAACAACCTTCTTAAACGAATGGGTTCAGTCGTTACAGCTAGATGTTAAGCTGATCATGAATTGTGAGCCCTCGTTCAGTCAGCTTCCCGGAGATAAGACACATTACATCTATACTGGATCAATCGGCAAGCTGCTGCCTGCAGTGATGGTCTACGGCAAGGAGACACATGTAGGAGAGCCATTAAAAGGTCTCAGTTCCAACTACATTATCAGTCGTATCAATCAGGAGATTGAATATAATGCTGCTTTCACTGAAAGCTATAAGAAAGAGACAACACCGCTTCCAGTCTCTCTTAAGATGCATGACTTGAAGCAAGGTTATAATGTGCAGACACCGTTTATCTCCTCAGCTTATTACAATATATTTATCTTCAGACAGACCGCTGAAGCTGTGCTCAGTCAGTTCGAACAGATCGTTCGCCGTACGGTAAGTGAGATTAAGCGTGATCTGTCCTATATCATGCCTGATATGCCGGACATCAATGTTGTCACGTATCATGAATTATTAGCACAGCATAAAGATGTCGATATCAAACCGATGATCACCTCAAAGACTGATCAGGAAAATGCAGAACAGATTGTGCAAGGGTTACTGTCCTCACATCACGATAATGATTATACTGTCGTCATTTACTTTGCTCCGCCCTATTATCCTGCAGTGAATTCAAGTGAGGATAAGCTGGTCAAACAAATATGTAAATATGCTATAAAACAGATGGATAAACTTTATCATCGTAAACTTAAGAAGATACATTATTTCAACGGTATTTCAGATTTAAGCTATGTGAACTATCAGGCGAGCATGAAAGATGCGGATTTCTATATGAAACAGACACCTGGCTATGGTCACAACTACAGTATCCCCTTTTTAAATATGCAGGCATTAAGCGCACCTGTTATCAATATCGGTGCATTCGGTAAAGATCCGCATCAGCTGTCAGAACGTATACATATCAAGAGTGTAAGTGAAGAGATTCCTGATATCATCGAAAAAGTGATACATAAATTTCTATGCCATCAATAA
- a CDS encoding acyltransferase family protein, with product MAKQREFYFDNARLYLIILVVFGHLLRSYIGENQFLYALYMFIYSFHMPAFVLISGYFAKGIHKPGYIKKVTQKLLLPYIIFQTFYAVYYYVIDDVSTIELNPFDPQWAMWFLMSLFSWQLILFFIKDIKPQIILPVTFFIGIAAGYFNFINDTLSLSRTLVFLPLFLIGYYAQPEHFKHVRDKRYVLISIAVLLSVFILYMSFKIDFTWLFGSKPYASLETHTPDIYSGLKRAAIYVIILISTVSFLNIVPNRELRFTYIGSRTMFIYLLHGLFVGIFRAKNLNQYFNDHVFSILTFMVLTTVFLVYFFSHRKVKKLTSPVIELKK from the coding sequence ATGGCAAAACAAAGAGAATTCTATTTCGATAATGCGCGTCTATATCTCATTATTCTCGTCGTCTTTGGTCATTTATTACGCTCATATATCGGTGAGAATCAATTCTTATATGCACTTTATATGTTTATCTATAGTTTTCATATGCCTGCATTCGTACTGATTTCCGGTTATTTTGCGAAAGGAATTCATAAACCGGGCTATATAAAGAAGGTTACACAGAAACTACTGCTCCCCTACATCATCTTTCAGACATTCTATGCGGTCTATTATTATGTTATCGATGATGTATCGACGATCGAATTAAATCCTTTCGATCCGCAATGGGCGATGTGGTTCTTGATGAGCTTATTTTCGTGGCAGTTGATTCTGTTCTTTATTAAAGATATCAAACCACAGATCATCCTGCCTGTAACGTTCTTCATCGGTATAGCAGCAGGTTATTTCAACTTTATCAATGACACGTTAAGTTTATCCAGAACACTTGTATTCCTGCCATTATTTCTTATCGGCTATTACGCTCAGCCTGAGCACTTTAAACATGTCAGAGATAAGCGTTACGTGCTCATTTCTATCGCTGTATTACTTAGTGTCTTTATCTTATATATGAGCTTTAAGATTGATTTCACCTGGCTGTTCGGCAGTAAACCGTATGCATCGCTGGAAACACATACACCCGATATATATAGCGGTCTTAAACGCGCTGCCATATACGTCATCATCTTGATCAGTACGGTAAGTTTCCTGAATATCGTGCCGAACAGAGAACTCAGATTCACCTATATCGGTTCCAGGACGATGTTCATCTATTTACTGCATGGATTATTCGTCGGTATCTTCCGTGCGAAAAACCTCAACCAGTACTTTAATGATCATGTCTTCTCAATATTGACGTTTATGGTGCTCACAACGGTATTTCTCGTCTATTTCTTCAGCCACCGCAAAGTAAAGAAGCTCACATCACCAGTAATAGAACTAAAAAAGTAA
- a CDS encoding MarR family winged helix-turn-helix transcriptional regulator, protein MEEKRLKRFGQLIYFLDSKIDEIAAAELSDYTLTRDQLYMLELIMNDEQMTQKKLIYKLNREQTSISRAIKKLFESGLVKKEQSKFDMRSSVLKPTDKGLEIIKQSQEIKMKVVRNFMKELSTEESEQLIMLLEKIYDSFALRDPFRF, encoded by the coding sequence ATGGAAGAAAAGCGTCTTAAACGATTCGGACAGTTAATCTATTTTCTGGATTCTAAAATCGATGAAATTGCTGCTGCTGAATTGTCAGATTATACTCTGACACGTGATCAGCTGTATATGCTGGAGCTTATCATGAATGATGAGCAGATGACCCAGAAGAAACTGATCTATAAGCTCAATCGTGAACAGACTTCAATTTCAAGAGCAATCAAGAAACTCTTTGAAAGTGGTCTCGTCAAGAAGGAGCAGAGTAAGTTTGATATGAGAAGCAGCGTGCTCAAACCAACAGATAAAGGGCTCGAAATCATCAAGCAGTCTCAGGAAATAAAAATGAAAGTTGTCCGTAACTTTATGAAAGAACTATCAACAGAAGAATCTGAACAGCTGATCATGCTGCTCGAAAAGATCTATGATTCTTTCGCGCTACGCGATCCATTTCGTTTCTAA
- a CDS encoding glucosaminidase domain-containing protein, translated as MDNKFYYKTPAALLMMLAGGTTVAHAAEQTQVTPEKTQTDAVSTTTAKTAATTTTATTPQQPTAQATPVKTQTATVDVKSQYSLSQASKTATATTAQTTAATTTSTSSTTAPKTATTATTATTATTATTATTATTATTAPSSADKAPAVQADTTTEQPMTAVKENTSVAPATATATTTTEKPAAETKSPVTEKSVTAPQTEAKTAAESTTNTATSTNTAAPATTAPQTKSVATAPATTEATQSNVQTAAPKSISLRGSIDESNVRTLTAQSPANMSVNEYIKYNNYQVPQYETRYFQDAPQIAYRNGVAKPEGIVAHETANPNSTIEGEISYMSRNINNAFVHAFVDDNNIIETANTDYLSWGAGGVSNPRNINVELVRVYGKDRFSKSVNNLADYLATNLLYYNLPVDNAHNDGKGTVWSHQAVSNYLGGTDHSDPVGWFAENNYTFNEFYSLVQEKYNYKLNGTKPTPPVTVQPTPPKPAETVKGTVTTSSAQMMARVNSTTAKVYSSVDSATGVNAGQKAGNTYYVDKKATLNGNTYYALTDETKTPRGWVKANDTTAVSRSAETAVTGNFNVNAQATNLYKTPWGTANQVVTNLKAHVGKKFTPAKKVTVGKTNYYFGSVNNLTGWINFNELTLNVPKPVVKPAPVAPQPIKVSSAQMVAKVKLPTSKIYTSVDQKTGANALDKANRTYYVNKKATYNGSTYYALSDEGNNPRGWVKASDAVASNRSAEVKVSGKYKVNSKATSLYSMPDGTMKQVVKQLKPFIGKSFTPSKKVTVNQSVYVYGTLNNIAGWLKQHEISVDRTPVITKSKAVKLIGRTAPKQVLIYKDLKTIKPVTKLIDTQVYVNETAKRNNVPYYKVADNNNKVLGWISSKFIKTAPTATVSWTKSAHTVKAPTGYIYNIPSGADKQRIDKLSAVKGGTLQVIRTDKVGRTLWHKVIYNNNKIGYVSARDLFTQKITKLKAPTTLAAAVAKQMNLGKIHAGSAPKVVFSTPQSAYNVRNATAAEVTKAMNTKDKLTDPVMKYQFLDLGKSEGISAKTLNKLLVGKGALAGQGAAFAKAAQQFNINEVYLIAHAILETGHGSSRLANGLSINSTNTALTSKGTKYYNMYGAKAEDNNPEIGGIKYAKAQRWDNQSKAIIGGAKYVRSAYIDHGQRTLHQMRWNPANAATHQYATDINWAAKNAAIIAGMYKTLGLDAVNYVIHEY; from the coding sequence ATGGATAATAAATTTTACTACAAAACACCTGCTGCCTTGTTAATGATGCTTGCCGGAGGAACAACAGTTGCGCATGCAGCTGAACAAACGCAAGTAACTCCTGAAAAAACACAGACTGATGCTGTATCTACAACAACAGCTAAGACTGCTGCAACAACAACTACGGCTACGACGCCTCAGCAACCGACTGCACAAGCTACACCTGTAAAGACACAGACGGCTACTGTAGATGTAAAGTCTCAATACAGCTTGTCTCAAGCAAGTAAAACTGCGACAGCGACTACAGCTCAAACGACTGCTGCTACGACAACGTCTACATCGTCAACTACAGCCCCTAAGACGGCTACTACAGCTACGACGGCTACGACGGCTACTACAGCTACGACGGCTACGACGGCTACTACAGCTACGACGGCTCCTTCATCAGCGGATAAAGCGCCAGCTGTTCAAGCAGATACAACTACTGAGCAGCCAATGACAGCTGTTAAGGAGAATACTTCTGTTGCTCCTGCGACGGCTACTGCAACGACTACTACTGAAAAGCCAGCTGCAGAGACTAAGTCACCTGTAACAGAGAAATCCGTTACAGCTCCACAGACAGAGGCAAAAACTGCTGCTGAGTCAACTACAAATACTGCTACGTCAACAAATACAGCTGCACCAGCGACTACAGCACCTCAGACGAAGTCTGTTGCAACTGCACCTGCTACTACTGAAGCGACACAAAGCAACGTGCAGACAGCAGCACCTAAGTCTATCAGTCTGCGTGGTTCAATCGACGAGTCTAATGTCAGAACGTTAACTGCTCAAAGTCCAGCAAATATGTCAGTAAATGAATATATCAAATATAATAATTATCAAGTTCCTCAATATGAAACACGTTATTTCCAGGATGCACCACAGATTGCATATCGTAATGGTGTTGCAAAGCCTGAAGGTATCGTTGCTCACGAAACTGCCAATCCGAATTCAACGATCGAAGGCGAGATTTCATATATGTCTCGTAATATTAACAATGCATTCGTTCACGCATTCGTAGATGATAATAACATTATCGAGACAGCGAATACTGATTACTTATCATGGGGCGCAGGTGGTGTATCGAACCCTCGTAATATCAATGTTGAGCTTGTGCGTGTGTACGGTAAGGATCGTTTCAGCAAGTCTGTTAACAACTTAGCTGATTACTTAGCGACGAATCTTCTTTATTATAATTTACCGGTCGACAATGCGCATAACGATGGTAAAGGTACCGTATGGTCGCATCAGGCGGTTTCCAACTATCTCGGCGGAACGGATCACTCAGATCCTGTTGGCTGGTTCGCTGAGAACAACTATACATTCAATGAGTTCTATAGTCTTGTACAGGAGAAGTATAACTACAAGTTAAATGGTACGAAGCCTACACCTCCAGTTACGGTGCAGCCGACGCCGCCAAAGCCTGCTGAAACAGTTAAGGGTACAGTAACAACTTCTAGCGCTCAGATGATGGCGCGCGTTAACAGCACCACAGCTAAAGTGTATTCTTCTGTAGATAGTGCAACGGGTGTCAATGCAGGTCAGAAGGCCGGCAACACTTATTATGTGGATAAGAAAGCGACATTAAACGGTAATACGTACTATGCGCTTACTGATGAAACAAAGACACCGCGTGGCTGGGTAAAAGCGAATGATACGACTGCAGTTAGTCGCAGCGCTGAAACTGCAGTTACAGGTAACTTCAACGTCAACGCTCAGGCAACTAATCTCTATAAGACACCTTGGGGTACAGCAAATCAAGTGGTTACAAACTTAAAAGCACATGTCGGCAAGAAGTTTACACCTGCTAAGAAAGTCACTGTCGGAAAGACGAACTATTACTTCGGTTCAGTAAACAATTTAACTGGATGGATCAACTTTAATGAACTGACATTGAACGTTCCTAAGCCAGTTGTTAAGCCTGCACCGGTTGCACCACAGCCGATCAAAGTGTCTAGTGCACAGATGGTCGCAAAAGTTAAGCTCCCTACTTCTAAGATCTACACTTCAGTTGATCAGAAGACAGGTGCAAACGCCTTAGATAAAGCGAACCGTACGTATTATGTGAATAAGAAAGCGACGTATAACGGTTCAACCTACTATGCATTATCAGATGAAGGTAACAACCCGCGCGGCTGGGTGAAAGCAAGCGATGCTGTAGCTTCAAATCGTTCTGCAGAAGTTAAAGTGAGCGGTAAATATAAAGTAAACAGTAAAGCGACTTCTTTATACAGCATGCCAGACGGTACGATGAAACAAGTTGTAAAACAACTGAAGCCATTCATCGGGAAATCATTCACACCTTCTAAGAAAGTCACTGTGAATCAATCTGTCTATGTGTATGGTACTTTGAACAATATTGCAGGCTGGCTGAAACAGCATGAAATTTCAGTAGACAGAACACCTGTAATCACAAAGTCTAAAGCGGTAAAACTGATCGGCCGTACTGCGCCGAAACAAGTATTGATCTATAAGGACCTTAAAACAATCAAACCTGTAACGAAACTCATCGATACGCAAGTGTATGTCAATGAAACTGCGAAACGCAACAACGTACCTTACTATAAGGTAGCAGACAATAATAATAAGGTGCTTGGCTGGATCAGCAGCAAGTTTATCAAGACAGCACCGACAGCTACAGTCAGCTGGACGAAGTCAGCGCATACTGTGAAAGCGCCGACTGGCTATATCTATAACATTCCGAGCGGTGCAGACAAACAGCGTATCGATAAACTATCTGCTGTTAAAGGCGGCACACTGCAAGTCATTCGTACAGATAAAGTCGGGCGTACGTTATGGCATAAGGTCATCTATAATAACAATAAGATCGGCTACGTCTCAGCGCGCGACTTATTCACGCAGAAGATTACTAAGCTAAAAGCACCGACAACATTAGCTGCTGCAGTAGCAAAGCAGATGAATCTTGGTAAAATTCATGCAGGCAGCGCACCGAAAGTTGTGTTCAGTACACCGCAAAGTGCATATAATGTGCGCAATGCAACGGCTGCTGAAGTTACAAAAGCGATGAATACGAAAGATAAACTTACAGATCCTGTAATGAAATATCAGTTCCTGGACCTTGGTAAGTCAGAAGGTATCAGTGCAAAAACGTTGAACAAGCTACTTGTCGGTAAAGGTGCACTTGCAGGACAAGGTGCAGCATTCGCTAAAGCAGCGCAGCAATTCAACATTAATGAAGTCTACCTGATTGCTCATGCGATTTTAGAGACTGGTCACGGGTCTAGCAGACTGGCAAATGGTCTGAGCATCAATAGCACGAACACTGCACTCACTTCAAAAGGTACGAAGTACTACAATATGTATGGTGCAAAGGCTGAAGATAACAATCCGGAGATCGGCGGCATCAAATATGCTAAAGCACAAAGATGGGATAATCAGTCTAAAGCGATTATCGGCGGTGCAAAGTATGTCAGAAGCGCTTATATCGATCACGGACAACGTACATTACATCAGATGAGATGGAATCCAGCAAATGCTGCAACACATCAATATGCAACAGATATTAACTGGGCAGCGAAGAATGCAGCGATTATCGCTGGTATGTACAAGACATTAGGTCTGGATGCAGTGAACTACGTCATCCATGAATATTAA
- a CDS encoding DUF2538 family protein: protein MSRKTYEKYQHIDKVFDRLESIITDKKDRENLRKDFFYLNDYHRQNYEALLIYYGDSSENPLMDGACYILAIPEIFEQLNIFDYDVPLDFVFDNGQLSETFKSIDVYYQYLIAAALEVSDVQIFKPSGFAMGMNHWNINTMKLFWQYTAIIRLEAL from the coding sequence ATGTCACGCAAAACGTATGAAAAGTATCAGCATATTGATAAAGTATTTGACCGATTAGAATCAATCATCACTGATAAGAAGGACAGAGAGAATCTGCGCAAAGATTTCTTTTATCTGAATGATTACCATCGTCAGAACTATGAAGCTTTACTCATCTATTATGGAGATTCCAGTGAAAACCCGCTTATGGATGGAGCCTGCTATATTCTAGCGATTCCTGAAATCTTTGAGCAGCTTAATATATTCGATTATGATGTCCCCCTCGATTTCGTATTCGATAACGGTCAGCTGAGTGAGACCTTTAAATCGATTGATGTGTATTATCAGTATTTAATCGCAGCTGCGCTTGAAGTCTCTGATGTGCAGATTTTCAAACCTTCCGGATTTGCGATGGGAATGAATCACTGGAACATTAATACGATGAAGCTCTTCTGGCAGTATACAGCTATCATCAGATTAGAAGCATTATAA
- a CDS encoding LCP family protein — protein sequence MNRIFKWMLILLSLSLIAVPVTYAAYLYNSTKSAIDTSYNKAYEKSQLRDKTIDPSVDNFSILFLGIDDSPARRDNGQKTSQARTDSMILATFNRDDKQVRLIGIPRDTLSYIPSVKMYDKITHAHAEGGPESSAHAVEQKFNVPVDYYVRVNMQAFVDVVDELGGIEFDVPFDIDEPTKNDHGRIKIKKGRRLLNGNEALALARSRSVDTDLGRGKRQMEMIIALAKKAKDSGSISKLDELVEIVGNNAKHNLTFDNISAMAQYYSSNDVKFKQRQLKGTDYMYNGVYYYNPVMEDVYDISKLLHKDLELKMTEEDELLDYQVRELYNDLIPLMELDRDEVQETFDNRDTSSESPSPAPENSTETVLPENNQNSELSVEEPLDTSTY from the coding sequence ATGAATAGAATATTTAAATGGATGCTTATATTATTATCACTCAGCCTAATTGCAGTACCAGTCACTTATGCAGCTTATTTATATAATTCAACAAAGTCTGCTATCGATACATCATATAATAAAGCATACGAAAAATCTCAACTGCGCGATAAGACGATCGACCCTTCCGTAGATAATTTCTCTATACTTTTCCTCGGTATCGATGATAGTCCTGCCCGCCGCGATAATGGTCAGAAGACAAGTCAGGCGCGTACGGATTCTATGATTCTCGCGACATTTAACCGAGATGACAAACAAGTCCGACTGATTGGTATTCCGCGTGATACTTTAAGTTACATTCCTTCTGTAAAGATGTATGATAAGATTACGCATGCGCATGCTGAAGGGGGTCCTGAAAGTTCTGCTCATGCTGTCGAGCAGAAGTTCAATGTGCCTGTCGATTACTATGTGAGAGTAAATATGCAGGCGTTCGTTGATGTTGTCGATGAGCTTGGCGGGATTGAGTTTGATGTACCGTTCGATATCGACGAACCGACGAAGAATGACCACGGCAGAATCAAGATAAAGAAAGGTCGTCGTCTGCTGAATGGTAATGAAGCTTTAGCTCTTGCGAGAAGCAGAAGCGTAGATACGGACCTTGGTCGTGGTAAGCGTCAGATGGAGATGATTATTGCACTGGCGAAGAAAGCGAAAGACTCTGGTTCAATCAGCAAGCTGGATGAGCTCGTTGAGATTGTTGGTAACAATGCGAAGCATAATTTAACTTTCGATAATATTAGTGCGATGGCACAGTATTATTCTTCAAATGATGTAAAGTTCAAGCAGCGTCAGCTTAAAGGTACGGATTATATGTATAACGGTGTCTATTATTATAATCCTGTAATGGAAGATGTCTATGATATTTCTAAATTACTGCATAAGGACCTGGAGCTTAAGATGACGGAAGAAGATGAACTGCTGGATTATCAGGTACGTGAGCTTTATAATGATCTCATTCCGTTGATGGAGCTGGACAGAGATGAAGTTCAGGAGACTTTTGATAATAGAGATACGAGTAGCGAGTCCCCTTCCCCAGCGCCTGAGAACAGTACTGAAACTGTATTACCAGAAAACAATCAGAATAGTGAATTAAGTGTTGAAGAACCGTTAGATACATCGACATATTAA
- a CDS encoding nucleotide sugar dehydrogenase — translation MKITTIGLGYIGLPTSIMFAKHGVDVVGVDIKQEAVDKLNNGQIHIEEPGLQEALEEVLASGKFKASTTPEEADAYIIAVPTPNNNDEHKSCDISIVMSGVESIVPLLKKGDTVIVESTIAPRTMDDHVKPYLESKGFVIGEDIYLVHCPERVLPGQIMHELIYNNRIIGGITPACIEAGKRVYGTFVKGEMIETQAKTAEMSKLMENTYRDVNIALANELAKICNHLEINVNDVIEMANKHPRVNLHTPGPGVGGHCLAVDPYFIIAESPENSPLIKLARDINVSMPEYVVNHTKEILSKLGGNKVTVFGLTYKGDVDDIRESPAFDIYEMLTESKYEVVAFDPHVNQEFVEKDMAKAVKDSDLVLILSDHSEFKQLTDADFEGMRNKYILDTKNVVKTKDEFKEVKYYNFGNLYNL, via the coding sequence ATGAAAATTACAACAATTGGACTTGGCTACATTGGTTTACCTACATCTATTATGTTCGCAAAACATGGGGTTGATGTTGTAGGAGTAGATATTAAACAAGAAGCAGTAGATAAATTAAATAACGGACAGATTCATATTGAAGAACCTGGCTTACAAGAAGCGTTAGAAGAGGTACTAGCTTCAGGTAAATTTAAAGCATCTACAACACCTGAAGAAGCAGACGCTTATATTATTGCGGTACCTACACCAAATAACAACGATGAACATAAATCATGTGATATCTCAATCGTGATGTCTGGCGTTGAAAGTATTGTACCTTTACTTAAAAAAGGAGATACAGTAATCGTTGAGTCAACAATCGCTCCACGTACAATGGATGACCATGTGAAGCCTTATTTAGAGTCTAAAGGATTTGTAATTGGTGAGGATATTTATTTAGTGCACTGTCCAGAACGTGTATTACCAGGACAAATTATGCATGAATTAATTTATAACAACCGTATTATCGGTGGAATTACACCTGCATGTATAGAAGCAGGTAAACGTGTGTATGGAACATTCGTTAAAGGTGAAATGATCGAAACGCAGGCAAAGACTGCTGAGATGTCTAAATTAATGGAAAACACTTACCGTGATGTAAATATTGCGCTTGCAAATGAACTTGCAAAAATCTGCAATCATTTAGAAATTAACGTTAATGATGTAATTGAAATGGCTAATAAGCACCCACGTGTTAACTTACATACACCAGGTCCTGGCGTAGGTGGACACTGTCTAGCAGTTGATCCGTATTTCATTATTGCAGAGTCACCGGAGAATTCACCATTAATAAAGCTTGCACGTGATATCAATGTGTCAATGCCTGAGTACGTTGTAAATCACACGAAAGAAATCTTATCTAAGCTAGGTGGAAATAAAGTCACTGTGTTTGGTTTAACATATAAAGGTGATGTGGATGATATTCGTGAGTCACCTGCATTTGATATTTATGAAATGTTAACAGAGTCTAAATATGAAGTTGTTGCATTTGATCCTCATGTGAATCAGGAATTTGTTGAAAAAGATATGGCAAAAGCAGTTAAAGACAGCGATTTAGTATTAATATTAAGCGATCATTCTGAATTTAAACAGTTAACTGATGCTGATTTTGAAGGAATGAGAAATAAATATATTCTTGATACTAAGAATGTTGTTAAAACTAAAGATGAATTTAAAGAAGTTAAATACTATAACTTCGGTAATTTATACAATTTATAA
- a CDS encoding glycosyltransferase family 4 protein, giving the protein MKRILLISQNFYPEIGSAANRMKNIFNHLEEQGYDVYILTTQPSYPNEKMYKDKKYWNDPFINGISENKVIRLSMRHEKQKKSMSSRLYYYIEFMLKVHYFVRNTEEHFDLIYVTSPNIFAPWGTLFLQKDSATDKTILEIRDLWPDSVTALDKINIDIFMPMLKLMEKRMYQNAKKIVVNNMSFIPHINKYVKNKDFLFLPNAINNEELNFRPKKETFSVVYTGNLGFAQDNTQLEEIAVELNRLKIPFNAIVYGVHANEFRQFVNDQQLKYVHVYETLPKSECLSFTSEHHIALSILKQSEVFMNVLPGKVIDALCMEVPVVTNLGGFTKELIQDYEVGIDIESATTEKLIEAILEYRNNPVLLRNHTENTKKIRSEIFMWETNIHRLIDFIS; this is encoded by the coding sequence ATGAAAAGAATTTTGCTCATCTCACAAAACTTTTATCCTGAAATCGGTTCAGCAGCAAACCGTATGAAAAATATATTTAATCATTTAGAAGAGCAGGGATATGATGTTTATATCTTAACAACACAGCCATCTTACCCGAACGAAAAAATGTATAAAGATAAAAAATACTGGAATGATCCATTTATTAATGGTATATCGGAAAACAAAGTGATTAGATTATCGATGCGTCATGAAAAGCAAAAGAAAAGTATGTCTTCTAGACTTTATTACTATATTGAATTCATGCTGAAAGTTCATTACTTTGTCAGAAATACGGAAGAACATTTCGATTTGATCTACGTGACAAGTCCGAATATATTTGCGCCATGGGGGACATTATTTCTTCAGAAGGATTCTGCAACAGATAAGACGATACTCGAAATCAGAGATTTATGGCCAGATAGTGTGACTGCATTAGATAAGATCAATATTGATATATTTATGCCTATGCTAAAATTGATGGAAAAGCGTATGTATCAAAATGCAAAGAAGATTGTAGTGAATAATATGTCGTTTATACCGCATATTAATAAGTATGTTAAAAACAAAGATTTTCTATTTTTACCTAATGCGATTAATAATGAAGAACTTAATTTTCGACCGAAAAAAGAAACATTCAGTGTTGTTTATACAGGGAATCTAGGTTTTGCTCAAGATAATACACAGTTAGAAGAAATCGCTGTTGAACTTAATAGATTAAAAATTCCTTTCAATGCAATTGTATATGGTGTTCATGCGAATGAGTTCAGACAATTTGTAAATGATCAGCAACTTAAATATGTACATGTATATGAAACTTTGCCAAAATCAGAATGTCTTTCCTTTACAAGTGAACATCATATTGCACTTTCTATCCTTAAGCAGTCAGAAGTGTTTATGAATGTGCTCCCTGGAAAGGTTATCGATGCATTATGTATGGAAGTACCCGTCGTTACGAATTTAGGTGGTTTTACTAAAGAACTTATCCAGGATTATGAAGTGGGAATAGATATTGAATCAGCTACAACTGAAAAATTGATTGAGGCAATCTTAGAGTACAGAAATAATCCTGTTTTGCTAAGAAATCATACGGAGAATACAAAAAAAATTCGTTCTGAAATTTTTATGTGGGAGACAAATATACATAGACTAATTGATTTTATTAGTTAA